The DNA region ACAACCAATCCGCTGTCGCCGTATGCGTGTCGGTCTCGTCATTGCGGACTTCTTCGTAAATATGAATCGTCACCGCCTGCTCGTCCGCATGATCGACCTCTTGGATAAAGATGGAACCGATGTTTTGATTGTCCCGCCGGTTGTTTTCCGCTGCCGTGCTATTTTCAATCCCTGTGACGATATAAAACGCTTCTTCCTCGGTTAAGTTGACCGCTCCGTTCAAAAATTCCGCCTGCCCCTGATCGAACCTCTTCATCAACACCTCTTTATAACGATCGGCATATTCCTTGCGAGTGACTTCATAGACAAGCTCCTCATCGACGTTATATGCTTTTAATTGCTCCCGTATGCTGTCAAGATCGTATGGAACTACTTCCCCGAGCGGGATGAAGCGGTCTTCTTTAGGGTTATGTATGACGATGCGCTCACTGGCCGTGACGGCGCGGTCGACGCTGCTTTGAGAGCGGAGCAGCAGCAAATTTTCATCATTGTCCAGAGGATAGGTGTACACATCCGTAAACCCGTTCCGGTAGGCCTCCTCTACCCCCGCCTGATCATACAGCCGGCTCAGAAACGGCGCGTCCTCGGTCCCCGAATTTTGCAAAAAGTAAGTGTCTCTCGGCTCCGCATTTGCGCCTCCGAAAAAATCCTCCTCCGGATAATCGATGGTCAGCGCGTTATCCGTAAACGATAAAGAAACGTTGCGATATAATTCATCGGCGAATACCAGCCGCTGCCCGTCAACGCGAAAATCGCCATCGATTTCCCCATTATGATGGCTAAAGCCCCGAACGACCTGTACGTTCAAATGGTATTGATCCCCGCCGCCAAGCTTCTTGACTTCCGCAATCCCCACATTCGCAGGATCATAATAGCCGATGATATACGTGCCCGGAATAATACGCTGTTGGCCTGTAATATTACCGTCGTTCGTCTGAAGCTCCGGGGAACCCGTCGTTGGCGCGGCTTCTGTCCCACCGCTTGAACTCGGCGTCGGCTCCGCAGCGGTGTCTTTTACTGGCGCCGACGCTGGCGCAGTCGCGGTTTCAGCCGCGCCTTTCTCCTCGTTTTGGCATCCTGCCAAAACTCCCGCCGCCAGCAGAACGAGCAGTGCATTTTTGAAAATTGTTGACTTGCCCTTTGTCATGTATACGATTCCTGTCCTTCCTGAACGCAAGATTGATCCGGACCGGCGGCTACGGCAGCCGATACCAGGCAAACGGCTTTGCATAGCGGAAACGGTCGCTCAGATCGTTAAGCTGCGTAAGGAGCTCCGGATCTAGATCCACGGATACGCTGCGCAAGTTATCCTCGAGCTGCTCCGGCCGCGTCGCGCCCACGATCACCGTCGAGACCGCCGGCCTTGTCATCAGCCAAGCCAGCGACAGCGCGCTGGCCGAGGTCTCGCGATCGGCGGCGAGCCGGCTCACCTGCCGCCCAAGGGCAATCCGCTCTTCATCCAAAAACCTGCCGAAGTTAGGATCGGTATCCGCTCTCGAGCCCGCCGGCGCCTCTTTAACGGAATGGTATTTGCCGCTAAGAATGCCGCCGGCCAACGGAAAATACGGGATAATCCCCACGCCCTGATCCGTGCACATTGGAACAAGCTCCTGTTCGGGCGTCCGGTCCGCCAGCGAATAACTGACCTGCGTCGAAATGTATTTCGTCCAGCCGCGGCTTTCGCTGATTCCGATCGCTTTCATCAATTCCCAGGCCGCGTAATTGGAGGCGCCGATATAGCGCACCTTCCCGGCGCGGACCATGTCGTCCAGCGTACGCAGCGTTTCTTCCAGCGGTGTATACGGGTCAAACGTATGGATTTGGTACAGATCGACATAGTCGGTTTTCAGCCGTTTGAGGCTTTGCTCCAGCTCCTGCTGCAAATGCAGCCGGGAAGAACCGCTGGCGTTGGGTCCCTCTCCCCGCACTAGCCCCGCCTTCGTCGCCAGCACCACGCCCTGCCTTCTATCCGCCAAAGCTTCGCCGATGATCCGCTCGGATTCGGAGCTGGCATAAATATTCGCCGTATCGATAAAATTGACGCCGCTGTCCAAAGCCTGGTGGATCAGTCTGATCGATGTTTCCCGATCCGCGCGTTTTCCGAACGCATTTGTTCCCAGGCCGAGCGCCGAAACTTCAAGTCCGCTTGTTCCCAGACGCCGATATTTCATAATAATCCCCCTTGTCCTTTTCACGCGCCTTATCTCACAAACCGGCTTCGCTGCCTGCGATCAGTTGTCCGGTTGAGGACAAATCGTAATCCCCCAAGGAAAACAGCACGTCCCGTAGCTCCGCTGACAGCAGCGCCTCGCGAAGCAGGCCAATCCATTCCCGGTTTTCAGGTTTGTTCAGCACGACCAAGTCGACCCGCTCCGCAATCAGCGGGATGAAGTCCAAGCCGGCGATACGGGCCGGGCGTTCGCTGCCGACGCCGACATCGGCTTGCCCCAGCGCAATCCGTCCGCCAAGCCCCATATGGGTCGTTTCTTCCTGGTCGTAGCCGTTTACGGACGACGGCACAATCCCCCTGAGCCGCAGCTGCTCGTCAAGCAGGACCCGCGCGCCCGAGCCTTTTTCCCGGTTGATCAGGCGAATATCCGGACGCGTCAGGTCCTCCCAGGCCGCGATTCCCAAAGGGTTCCCCTGCTTCACGTAAAATCCCGCTTTGCGCGTCACGAAATGAAAGACAAGATAAGGTAAAGAAATAAACAATTTGCGGATATACGGAAGATTGTATTCTCCCGTGTCGCCATCGTAAAGATGCGTGCTGACGATATCCGCCCCGCCGTTGTACATGGCCACCAAACTGTCCATGCTGCTGGCGAAGGAGCGCAGCGGCCTGAATCTGGAGCTTCGCTTTTCCAGCGCTTTCGCCAACAAATCAAGACCCGGATCCTGTCCCGTGATGACCAGCGGTTTTACACCTTCGTTGGCGTCAGCGCTGACTATCGGCGGCGATACGGGAGCCAACGGCGCCAAATGAACGTCCGCCGCGACGAATCCGGCGGGGCCGCCGCCGAGCCGTCCTGGCGCAGTACTGCCTGCCATGCTTCCGCTTTTCGCTTTAAGTTTATACGCTTCGAGATCCGTGGAATCCACCCGCATTTGTTTGCCTACGCGATATGCGGGCAACTCTCCTTTTTTGATCAGATCATAAACGGTTAGTTTGGATACTTTAAGCAATTTGGCGATTTCTTCGGTCGTGTAAGAGATCGGTTCGGTCATGAGTTTCTCCTTGTACACGTCATCTATGGATTGTTCCAGCTAGACTTATCTTACTGATGTTCCCGCTATATTTCAATGAACGGCGCGGTCAGGACGAATTTTATTTTTGAAATGTGCGCAAAGTCTCTATACACTTCATTATGTTTAGTATAATCTAGATATAATTAGTTATAACCAGGGAGGAAGATTCATGTTTCAACGAAAAATGCTACCTTTGCTGGCCGCGATGATGACCGCGCTTTTGCTGGTCATCTCCGGCTGCGGAAATACAGCAAACAGCGGCGCATCGGCCAATCAGGATACCGCCGCCCAGGCGGAAGCTTCCGGCGCAAATTCAAGCGCTTCCTCAAAAGTCGAACTGCTCGTTTCCGCCGCGGCCAGTCTTACCGAAAGTATGGACGAGTTAAAAACGATCTACGAAACCGCCCATAACGATGTTAACCTCACCTTTAATTACGGCGCATCCGGGACGCTGCAGCAGCAGATCGAGCAAGGCGCGCCGGCGGATTTGTTTTTGTCGGCCGGAAAGAAGCAAATGGACGCTCTACTGGACAAAGGACTTATCGATTCAGAATTATCGACAAACCTGCTGACCAATGACCTGGTACTCATCGTTCCGGGGAACTCTGCCGTTCAAATTAACGCGCTGGAGGACCTGGACCAGGCCGGGAACATCGCCATCGGGACACCCGAATCCGTGCCCGCCGGCAAATATGCCCAGCAAACTCTTTCCTATTATAAACTATGGGATAGTTTGCAGCCCAAGCTGGTTCTGACGAAAGATGTGAAGCAGGTGTTGTCCTATGTGGAGACGGGCAATGCGGATGCGGGTTTTGTTTATAAAACGGATGCCGCCGTCTCCGACAAAGTGAAGATTGCGCTAACCGCGGATCCGGCAAGCCATGACCCGATCGAATATCCGGCCGGCGTGCTGACGGGCAGCCAACATCCGGACGAGGCCAAAGCTTTTTACGAGTTTTTGCAATCCGCTGAGGCGATGGAAGTGTTCAAAAAATACGGTTTCAACCCGGCGGAGTAGCGGATCGTAATGGATCCTTTATTCGTGTCGGAAAATTTTTGGTCGCCGGTCCTGCTGTCGCTGCAGGTATCGATCGCCGCAACGGTGATTGCATTTCTCCTCGGACTTGTGGTGGCATGGCGGATGGCGGCCGCGGTTTTTTACGGCAAATCGCTGCTGGAGACGGCGTTCCTGCTGCCGCTTGTGCTGCCGCCCAGCGTCGTCGGCTTTATCCTGCTCGTGCTGCTTGGCCGCAACGGCTGGATCGGCCAGGCGGCCTCCGCCTGGTTTAACCTGTCCTTTGTGTTCCAGCCGCTCGGGGCGATCGTCGCTGCCAGCGTTGTCAGCTTTCCGCTGATCTATCAAGCGCTGAAAACCGGGTTTCAGTCGGTGGACAAAGACGTCAAGGAAGCGGCTCGCGCGCAAGGGGCCAACGAGTGGCAGGTGCTTATTCATATCGTGCTGCCGCTCTCCTTGCGCTCGCTGCAAGCGGCTTTTATTCTCGGCTTCGCCCGCGCGCTGGGCGAATTCGGCGCCACCCTGATGGTCGCCGGCAACATTCCCGGCCGGACGCAAACGATACCGACGGCCATTTATTTTGCCGTTGATGCCGGCAATATGCCGCTGGCCTGGGCGCTCACGGGCTGCACGATCCTGCTGTCGTTTCTGCTGCTGATGCTTTCGTCCCGGCTGAAAAGCGACTAGAGCGCTCTTCAGGGTTCAAGACAAAACCCCCTCGCGGTAGCCGCCAGTTGGTTACCGCGAGGGGGTTTCTTTGCAGTGGACCGGGAATGCCAGCCGAAAACTGAAAAACCGGGCGTAAGCCGTCCCTGAGCCTTATGGCCGATTCTAGCAACGGACCATTGCGCCGTTATTTCGGCAAAATCCAGGGTTTGCAGAAGGGACGGACACAGTTGTCCTTATTGGGCATTTCAGCGCGTGATTTCGCACTAGCGCTGCATTCACTTTAGCTCAAAATTTCCCGTAAAAGCCACCCGGGAGTCTAACGGTTGTAACAGCAGCTATTTTGCGAAAAAAATCCACTTTTCTAGATTCTAACGGATGTAAGCGTCGTTATTTGCCTGAATCTAAGAAAAATAGCCGGATTTCAGTGAAATAAGCGCTATGGCAACCGTTACAATTAAAAATCAACGTTTTTGGAGCGAATAGCGCTTGTGGCAACCGTTAAAATGTCAGTAGGACCCGGTACAGCTTCATTACTTCGCCAATTCCTCCTTCGCCCACTCCCCGATTTCCCGGCTGTCCACCGGATATTTGCGTTCCCCCGCCGTCCGCCGCAGCCGCTCCAGTAATGTCTCGATAATTCCTTCGCTCACCTTAAGCCCTTCTCCATCCAGCGCCAGGCGCACCGCGCTGCGCCCCGAGTGCTTGCCCAACACGATGACATGGTCCGCGCCGAGCTCGGAAGGATCAAACGTCTGGTACGTCCGGCGGTCTTTCATTAGGCCGTTTACATGAATTCCGGATTCATGGGCAAAGGCCAGCCGCCCTACCAGCGGCCGCGCATCGGGGATATCTCTGCCGGCCGCGCGGGCAACGAACTCGGCCAAAGGCTTAAGCTTGTCGGGACGCACCGCGCATTCCCCGCGGTATAAATGCTTCCAAGCCATCGCCACTTCCTCCAGCGCGGCGTTGCCCGCGCGTTCGCCGATGCCGAGCACGGTCGTGCTGGCCCACTTGGCTCCCGCCTCGATGCCGGCCAGCGTATTTGCCGCCGCCAAGCCAAAATCGTTGTGGCAGTGGATTTCCAGCTCGATGTCGGGCGGGCAGGTGGCCAGCAGCGCCGACACCCTCGCATACAGCGTGCCGGGATGGTGAACGGACAAGGTATCGGCATAGCGGAACCGCCGGATCCCTTCCTTTCGAAAAGCGCAAATCAACGTGCGCAAAAAAGCGAAATCGGCGCGCGAAGCATCCTCGAAACCGATCGATACGGCAAGCCCTTTTTCCTGCGCGTAGCAAGCGGTGCGTTTGCCCAAATCGATGACTTTGGCCGGCCCCGCCCCCAGCTTGGCGCGCATTTGGATCGGCGATACGGGCAAAGCGATGTGGGCCGAACCCACGCCCGCCGAGAGGGAAGCATCGATGTCGGCGCAGTTCGCCCGATTCCAGGCCAGCAGCCGCATGGGCAGTCCCAGCGCCGCGATTCGGCGGATAGTCCGGCATTCGTCATCGCCCATGGCCGGGATGCCCACTTC from Paenibacillus macerans includes:
- a CDS encoding helix-turn-helix transcriptional regulator encodes the protein MTEPISYTTEEIAKLLKVSKLTVYDLIKKGELPAYRVGKQMRVDSTDLEAYKLKAKSGSMAGSTAPGRLGGGPAGFVAADVHLAPLAPVSPPIVSADANEGVKPLVITGQDPGLDLLAKALEKRSSRFRPLRSFASSMDSLVAMYNGGADIVSTHLYDGDTGEYNLPYIRKLFISLPYLVFHFVTRKAGFYVKQGNPLGIAAWEDLTRPDIRLINREKGSGARVLLDEQLRLRGIVPSSVNGYDQEETTHMGLGGRIALGQADVGVGSERPARIAGLDFIPLIAERVDLVVLNKPENREWIGLLREALLSAELRDVLFSLGDYDLSSTGQLIAGSEAGL
- the modA gene encoding molybdate ABC transporter substrate-binding protein translates to MFQRKMLPLLAAMMTALLLVISGCGNTANSGASANQDTAAQAEASGANSSASSKVELLVSAAASLTESMDELKTIYETAHNDVNLTFNYGASGTLQQQIEQGAPADLFLSAGKKQMDALLDKGLIDSELSTNLLTNDLVLIVPGNSAVQINALEDLDQAGNIAIGTPESVPAGKYAQQTLSYYKLWDSLQPKLVLTKDVKQVLSYVETGNADAGFVYKTDAAVSDKVKIALTADPASHDPIEYPAGVLTGSQHPDEAKAFYEFLQSAEAMEVFKKYGFNPAE
- a CDS encoding homocitrate synthase/isopropylmalate synthase family protein, translating into MRDLRICDTTLRDGEQAAGVAFTAAEKLEIAKCLAAAGVEQAEVGIPAMGDDECRTIRRIAALGLPMRLLAWNRANCADIDASLSAGVGSAHIALPVSPIQMRAKLGAGPAKVIDLGKRTACYAQEKGLAVSIGFEDASRADFAFLRTLICAFRKEGIRRFRYADTLSVHHPGTLYARVSALLATCPPDIELEIHCHNDFGLAAANTLAGIEAGAKWASTTVLGIGERAGNAALEEVAMAWKHLYRGECAVRPDKLKPLAEFVARAAGRDIPDARPLVGRLAFAHESGIHVNGLMKDRRTYQTFDPSELGADHVIVLGKHSGRSAVRLALDGEGLKVSEGIIETLLERLRRTAGERKYPVDSREIGEWAKEELAK
- the modB gene encoding molybdate ABC transporter permease subunit, which codes for MDPLFVSENFWSPVLLSLQVSIAATVIAFLLGLVVAWRMAAAVFYGKSLLETAFLLPLVLPPSVVGFILLVLLGRNGWIGQAASAWFNLSFVFQPLGAIVAASVVSFPLIYQALKTGFQSVDKDVKEAARAQGANEWQVLIHIVLPLSLRSLQAAFILGFARALGEFGATLMVAGNIPGRTQTIPTAIYFAVDAGNMPLAWALTGCTILLSFLLLMLSSRLKSD
- a CDS encoding aldo/keto reductase translates to MKYRRLGTSGLEVSALGLGTNAFGKRADRETSIRLIHQALDSGVNFIDTANIYASSESERIIGEALADRRQGVVLATKAGLVRGEGPNASGSSRLHLQQELEQSLKRLKTDYVDLYQIHTFDPYTPLEETLRTLDDMVRAGKVRYIGASNYAAWELMKAIGISESRGWTKYISTQVSYSLADRTPEQELVPMCTDQGVGIIPYFPLAGGILSGKYHSVKEAPAGSRADTDPNFGRFLDEERIALGRQVSRLAADRETSASALSLAWLMTRPAVSTVIVGATRPEQLEDNLRSVSVDLDPELLTQLNDLSDRFRYAKPFAWYRLP